The Xiphophorus couchianus chromosome 14, X_couchianus-1.0, whole genome shotgun sequence genome includes a region encoding these proteins:
- the LOC114157105 gene encoding scavenger receptor cysteine-rich type 1 protein M130-like translates to MGDLLVLLALLWTSGVQAEEKHEPEEADYRLVGGASRCSGKLEMRLEEWKPVAGSDLILRDAVVVCERLGCGSALSLEEKLQSPLLPTWMITPRCLQSGKSLKECAYPGNLILALELTCSDSIRLLNGTSMCSGRLEVKSSQSDQSNRSWSSVCDADFDHKAAEVVCRELGCGPPVVLQGAFYRESEAATWTEAFQCAGDEFSLLHCRRSGSTRHTCPPGRAVGLTCSEPVRLVGEGASRCAGTLELKHQGEWKPVNFYGISYKRASVICEHIDCGSPVSIIDKGSSYKSVLGIRSDCLPPVHALRGCVSPQDASGISHVVCSDSIRLLNGTSMCSGRLEVKSSQSDQSNRSWSSVCDADFDHKAAEVVCWEHGCGPPVVLHGALYGESEAPTWAEAFQCAGHEFSLLHCRRSGSARHTCSPGRAVGLTCSEPFRLVGEGASRCEGTLELKHQGKWTTLGSYNLTSNEAALICKHLGCGSAGVLQLQRLPTMTMLTLVPECVSSGSALRECVSFLFSFHYVHLTCLGQSFQPIISVSDGNTTLDVQQLSIRVSRGSSFIISCSIQSQHLGGFFKLFFTSSNTAHSTIQPAVHHCAHFLFPKAEPAHQGNYSCVYVVTVFSQTTFSESHVLSLTVSDSTVHLIKVVLLPLTPPLLVAVLFSCWKVTRRQRRHRQDNMEMLQSNMSAAGGQTTEEEGTQEDEENSTSR, encoded by the exons ATGGGTGACCTGTTGGTGCTGCTGGCGCTGCTGTGGACATCAG GAGTCCAGGCGGAAGAAAAACACGAGCCAGAAG aggctGATTACAGGTTGGTGGGAGGAGCGAGTCGTTGCTCAGGTAAACTGGAGATGAGGCTGGAAGAGTGGAAACCAGTCGCTGGATCTGACTTGATCCTGAGGGACGCGGTTGTCGTCTGTGAGCGTCTGGGCTGTGGCTCGGCTCTTTCTTTAGAAGAAAAGTTGCAATCGCCGCTCTTGCCCACGTGGATGATCACACCTAGATGTCTTCAGTCAGGAAAGTCTTTGAAGGAGTGTGCTTATCCAGGGAATTTAATTTTGGCCCTAGAGCTCACCTGTTCAG ACTCCATTAGGCTCCTCAATGGGACCAGTATGTGTTCAGGCAGACTGGAGGTGAAGTCCTCCCAGTCTGACCAGTCCAACCGGAGTTGGTCCTCTGTGTGCGACGCTGACTTTGACCACAAAGCTGCAGAAGTGGTCTGTAGGGAACTTGGCTGTGGGCCTCCTGTTGTCCTCCAGGGGGCGTTCTACAGAGAATCGGAGGCTGCAACATGGACCGAAGCCTTCCAGTGTGCAGGAGATGAGTTTTCTCTCCTGCACTGTAGGCGCTCAGGCTCAACCAGACACACCTGCCCACCTGGCAGAGCTGTAGGACTCACCTGCTCAG AACCTGTCAGGTTAGTGGGTGAAGGAGCCAGCCGCTGTGCAGGTACGCTGGAGCTGAAACACCAGGGAGAGTGGAAACCAGTGAACTTCTATGGGATCAGCTACAAGAGAGCGTCTGTTATCTGTGAACACATTGACTGTGGCTCTCCTGTGTCTATAATTGACAAAGGCTCCTCATACAAGTCTGTATTAGGCATTCGCTCTGACTGCTTACCTCCTGTCCACGCACTAAGGGGCTGCGTTTCTCCACAAGACGCTTCCGGAATCAGCCACGTTGTCTGTTCTG ACTCCATTAGGCTCCTCAATGGGACCAGTATGTGTTCAGGCAGACTGGAGGTGAAGTCCTCCCAGTCTGACCAGTCCAACCGGAGTTGGTCCTCCGTATGCGACGCTGACTTTGACCACAAAGCTGCAGAAGTGGTCTGTTGGGAACATGGCTGTGGGCCTCCTGTTGTCCTCCACGGGGCGCTCTACGGAGAATCGGAGGCTCCAACATGGGCCGAAGCCTTCCAGTGTGCAGGACATGAGTTTTCTCTCCTGCACTGTAGGCGCTCAGGCTCAGCCAGACACACCTGCTCACCTGGCAGAGCTGTAGGACTCACCTGCTCAG AACCTTTCAGGTTAGTGGGTGAAGGAGCCAGCCGCTGTGAAGGTACGCTGGAGCTGAAACACCAGGGAAAATGGACAACATTGGGAAGTTACAACCTGACCTCAAATGAAGCCGCTTTAATCTGCAAACACCTGGGCTGTGGCAGCGCCGGTGTCTTACAACTACAACGTTTACCAACCATGACCATGTTGACTCTGGTCCCTGAATGTGTTTCCTCCGGTTCCGCTCTAAGGGAATGTGTTTCTTTCCTGTTCTCCTTCCACTATGTGCATCTTACCTGCTTAG GCCAATCATTTCAGCCAATCATCTCTGTGTCTGACGGCAACACAACGTTGGATGTCCAGCAGCTGAGCATACGGGTGTCCAGAGGTTCCAGCTTCATCATCAGCTGCTCCATCCAGTCACAGCATCTGGGGGGCTTCTTCAAActcttcttcacctcctccaaCACGGCACACAGCACAATTCAGCCGGCTGTACACCACTGTGCCCATTTTCTGTTTCCTAAAGCTGAGCCTGCCCACCAAGGAAACTACAGCTGTGTCTATGTTGTCACCGTTTTCTCTCAAACAACTTTCTCTGAGAGCCATGTGCTGTCCCTCACCGTCTCAG ATTCAACAGTTCATCTCATCAAAGTCGTCCTCCTGCCTTTGACTCCGCCATTGCTTGTTGCTGtcttgttttcctgctggaag GTCACCAGGAGGCAGAGGAGGCacagacaggacaacatggagatgCTCCAGTCCAACATGTCTGCAGCTGGAGGACAGACAACCGAGGAGGAAGGAACTCAGGAAGACGAGGAAAACAGTACTTCCAGATGA
- the LOC114157222 gene encoding histone H2B 1/2-like, protein MPEPAKSAPKKGSKKAVTKTAGKGGKKKRRTRKESYAIYVYKVLKQVHPDTGISSKAMSIMNSFVNDIFERIASEASRLAHYNKRSTITSREIQTAVRLLLPGELAKHAVSEGTKAVTKYTSSK, encoded by the coding sequence ATGCCCGAACCCGCCAAGTCTGCGCCCAAGAAGGGCTCCAAGAAAGCGGTCACCAAAACGGCCGGCAAAGGAGgcaagaagaagagaaggaccAGGAAGGAGAGCTACGCCATCTACGTGTACAAGGTGCTGAAGCAGGTCCACCCCGACACCGGGATCTCCTCCAAGGCCATGAGCATCATGAACTCCTTCGTCAACGACATCTTTGAGCGCATCGCCTCCGAGGCCTCCCGTCTGGCTCACTACAACAAGCGATCCACCATCACCTCCAGGGAGATCCAGACCGCTGTGCGCCTCCTGCTGCCCGGTGAGCTGGCCAAGCACGCCGTGTCCGAGGGAACCAAGGCTGTGACCAAATACACCAGCTCCAAGTAA
- the LOC114157847 gene encoding macrophage mannose receptor 1-like: protein MRKVSVFLLTERFILSTCDQHQYHFVSGSFTWSEAQAYCRQKHTDLATIQSFTEVERVLETLSSAGHTSEVWIGLYSEMDWRWSDGFTGSGAEYRDWETSDDEPDFYYAYQFCVLIADNGKYWDDSCSISYPFICYNGTQENPEYVLVNEPRSWSDAQTYCRQNFRDLFAS, encoded by the exons atgaggaaagtttctgtttttctcctaaCAGAGAGGTTCATCCTCTCCACATGCGACCAGCATCAGTATCACTTTGTCAGTGGATCTTTCACCTGGAGCGAAGCTCAGGCCtactgcagacagaaacacacagacctGGCCACCATCCAGAGTTTCACAGAAGTGGAGCGAGTTTTGGAAACGCTTTCATCTGCTGGTCACACATCGGAGGTCTGGATCGgtttgtacagtgagatggacTGGAGGTGGTCTGATGGTTTCACAGGGAGCGGGGCTGAATACAGGGACTGGGAAACCTCTGATGATGAACCAGATTTTTATTATGCCTACCAGTTCTGTGTGTTGATTGCTGACAATGGCAAATATTGGGATGATTCCTGCAGCATCTCGTACCCATTTATCTGCTACAACG GCACACAGGAGAATCCTGAATATGTTCTGGTCAATGAACCAAGATCCTGGTCCGATGCTCAGACGTACTGCAGGCAGAACTTCAGAGACCTG TTTGCTTCCTAA
- the LOC114157210 gene encoding histone H3, with protein MARTKQTARKSTGGKAPRKQLATKAARKSAPATGGVKKPHRYRPGTVALREIRRYQKSTELLIRKLPFQRLVREIAQDFKTDLRFQSSAVMALQEASEAYLVGLFEDTNLCAIHAKRVTIMPKDIQLARRIRGERA; from the coding sequence ATGGCCAGAACCAAGCAGACCGCCCGTAAGTCCACCGGAGGCAAAGCCCCCAGGAAGCAGCTGGCCACCAAGGCAGCCAGGAAGAGCGCTCCGGCTACCGGCGGCGTGAAGAAGCCTCACCGCTACAGGCCCGGTACCGTGGCTCTGAGGGAGATCCGTCGCTACCAGAAGTCGACGGAGCTGCTGATCCGCAAGCTGCCCTTCCAGCGTCTGGTCCGAGAGATCGCTCAGGACTTCAAGACCGACCTGCGCTTCCAGAGCTCCGCCGTCATGGCTCTGCAGGAGGCCAGCGAGGCCTACCTGGTGGGTCTGTTCGAGGACACCAACCTGTGCGCCATCCACGCCAAGAGGGTCACCATCATGCCCAAAGACATCCAGCTGGCCCGCCGCATCCGCGGAGAGAGAGCTTAG
- the LOC114157213 gene encoding histone H2A-like: MSGRGKTGGKTRAKAKTRSSRAGLQFPVGRVHRLLRKGNYGERVGAGAPVYLAAVLEYLTAEILELAGNAARDNKKTRIIPRHLQLAVRNDEELNKLLGGVTIAQGGVLPNIQAVLLPKKTEKAAKAK; the protein is encoded by the coding sequence ATGAGTGGCCGCGGAAAGACCGGAGGAAAAACCCGAGCGAAGGCCAAGACCCGCTCCTCTAGAGCCGGACTCCAGTTCCCGGTGGGCCGCGTTCACAGGCTGCTGCGCAAAGGCAACTACGGAGAGCGGGTCGGTGCCGGAGCCCCCGTCTACCTGGCCGCTGTGCTCGAGTATCTGACCGCTGAGATCCTGGAGCTGGCTGGGAACGCCGCCCGCGACAACAAGAAGACCCGCATCATCCCCCGTCACCTGCAGCTGGCCGTCCGCAACGACGAGGAGCTCAACAAGCTGCTGGGTGGAGTCACCATCGCTCAGGGTGGAGTGCTGCCCAACATCCAGGCGGTGCTGCTGCCCAAGAAGACCGAGAAGGCCGCCAAGGCCAAGTAA
- the LOC114157228 gene encoding histone H4: MSGRGKGGKGLGKGGAKRHRKVLRDNIQGITKPAIRRLARRGGVKRISGLIYEETRGVLKVFLENVIRDAVTYTEHAKRKTVTAMDVVYALKRQGRTLYGFGG, from the coding sequence atgagcgGCAGAGGAAAAGGAGGCAAAGGTCTCGGTAAAGGAGGCGCCAAGCGGCACCGTAAAGTTCTCCGCGATAACATCCAGGGAATCACCAAGCCCGCTATCCGCCGTCTGGCTCGCCGCGGGGGAGTCAAGCGGATCTCCGGTCTCATCTACGAGGAGACCCGCGGTGTGCTCAAGGTGTTCCTGGAGAACGTCATCCGTGACGCCGTCACGTACACCGAGCACGCCAAGAGGAAGACCGTCACCGCCATGGACGTGGTGTACGCTCTGAAGAGGCAGGGCCGCACTCTGTACGGCTTCGGGGGTTAA